In Paenibacillus algicola, a genomic segment contains:
- a CDS encoding endonuclease MutS2, whose amino-acid sequence MDEKILHTLEYRKILNTLAGYTQTTMGKEACEQLRPSVMLDDVIRLLSITDEAYTVDRLKGTPSFRGISNINEPLKRAAIGGTLNAHELLAIANTILGSRRLKRLIAQIHEDEKIERLYQLSDFISEQKPLEDSIRLCIDDSAEVVDTASAELAKIRRELRGGEARIREKLEGMIRSQTVAKMLQDQLITIRGDRFVIPVKAEYRSYFGGIVHDQSGSGATLFIEPESIVMMNNKLRETRMKEEREIEIILQKLTALVGEQVELLAYDVDVCGQLDFIFAKARLAHVSKSTLPVMNDRGYLKIKKGRHPLIPAEQVVPLEAELGNDFTSIIVTGPNTGGKTVTLKTVGLLSLMAMSGLFIPAQEGSSMCVFDAIYADIGDEQSIEQSLSTFSSHMTNIISILGRMTEKSLVLLDEVGAGTDPAEGSALAIAILEHIHQKGCRMIATTHYSELKAYAYERKGLINASMEFDVQTLSPTYRLLVGVPGRSNAFAIAERLGLPLHILEFARGEVKEEDQRIEHMIASLEENRHGAEVEREQAQAVRQELEELRARHSRELERLEEQRDKLVDKARQEARSLVDKARSEAEEIIADLRKLAQEEGASVKEHKLIAARKRLDEAEPEQKKKSAAKRSANEKRAISAGDEVMVYSLNQKGHVVEMAGSKEALVQLGIMKMKVALSDLELVSSGNGKEAAKPQKTATVLKRTRDANTRSELDLRGENLEEALIAVDRFIDEAFLGNLGQVYIIHGKGTGILRTGIQEYLRRHRHVKSYRLGNYGEGGTGVTIAELK is encoded by the coding sequence TTGGACGAAAAGATTCTACACACACTTGAATACCGTAAAATTTTAAATACATTGGCAGGATATACCCAGACTACGATGGGCAAGGAGGCCTGTGAGCAGCTGCGGCCCAGTGTGATGCTGGATGACGTGATCCGCCTGCTGTCAATCACCGATGAAGCGTACACGGTGGATCGCTTGAAGGGAACGCCCTCCTTCCGGGGAATTAGTAACATAAACGAGCCTCTCAAACGAGCGGCGATCGGCGGTACGCTCAATGCGCATGAGCTGCTCGCAATAGCCAATACCATTCTTGGCTCCCGGCGGCTGAAGCGTTTGATCGCGCAGATTCATGAGGATGAGAAGATTGAACGGCTGTATCAGCTGAGTGATTTCATTTCGGAGCAGAAGCCGCTTGAGGACAGCATCCGGCTGTGCATTGATGACAGCGCAGAGGTGGTGGATACGGCAAGTGCAGAGCTTGCCAAGATTCGCCGGGAGCTGCGGGGCGGTGAGGCGCGGATTCGGGAGAAGCTCGAAGGCATGATCCGTTCCCAGACCGTCGCCAAAATGCTGCAGGATCAGCTCATCACCATTCGGGGAGACCGGTTCGTCATTCCGGTCAAGGCGGAGTACCGCTCGTATTTCGGCGGGATCGTGCACGATCAGTCAGGCTCGGGAGCGACACTGTTCATTGAGCCGGAGTCCATTGTCATGATGAACAACAAGCTCCGCGAAACGCGAATGAAGGAAGAGCGCGAGATTGAGATCATTCTGCAGAAGCTGACTGCGCTTGTCGGAGAACAGGTCGAGCTGCTTGCTTATGATGTCGATGTATGCGGCCAGCTGGATTTTATTTTTGCTAAAGCGCGCCTGGCTCATGTGAGTAAATCCACCCTGCCCGTGATGAACGACAGAGGATATCTAAAAATTAAAAAGGGTCGCCATCCGCTCATTCCTGCAGAGCAGGTCGTGCCGCTGGAAGCGGAGCTGGGCAATGATTTTACCTCAATTATTGTGACAGGTCCTAATACGGGCGGTAAGACGGTAACGCTCAAAACCGTCGGTCTCCTCAGCCTGATGGCCATGTCCGGGCTGTTCATCCCGGCGCAGGAAGGAAGCAGCATGTGCGTCTTCGATGCCATTTATGCGGATATCGGCGATGAGCAGAGCATTGAGCAGAGCTTGAGTACTTTTTCCAGCCATATGACAAACATTATTTCTATTCTTGGCCGGATGACAGAGAAGAGTCTGGTGCTGCTGGATGAGGTCGGTGCCGGCACGGACCCTGCTGAGGGCTCCGCGCTTGCGATTGCCATTCTGGAGCACATTCATCAAAAGGGCTGCCGCATGATTGCAACAACTCACTATTCCGAGCTAAAGGCTTATGCCTATGAGCGCAAAGGGCTGATCAATGCCAGCATGGAGTTTGATGTTCAGACGCTGAGTCCGACATACCGGCTCCTTGTCGGCGTACCGGGCCGAAGCAACGCGTTTGCGATTGCCGAGCGCCTGGGACTGCCCCTGCACATTCTGGAGTTCGCCCGCGGAGAAGTGAAGGAAGAGGATCAGCGTATCGAGCATATGATTGCATCGCTGGAAGAGAACCGTCACGGAGCCGAGGTAGAGCGGGAGCAGGCTCAGGCGGTGCGTCAAGAGCTGGAGGAGCTTCGGGCGCGGCACAGCCGCGAGCTGGAGAGGCTGGAAGAGCAGCGTGACAAGCTGGTGGACAAGGCGCGGCAGGAAGCCCGCAGCCTGGTGGACAAAGCACGCAGCGAGGCAGAGGAGATTATCGCGGATCTGCGGAAGCTGGCGCAGGAGGAAGGCGCCTCTGTGAAGGAGCATAAGCTGATCGCCGCCCGCAAGAGGCTGGATGAGGCAGAACCGGAGCAGAAGAAGAAATCGGCGGCGAAGCGAAGCGCGAATGAGAAGCGGGCCATCAGCGCCGGGGATGAAGTTATGGTATACAGCCTGAATCAAAAAGGCCATGTTGTGGAAATGGCAGGGAGCAAGGAAGCTCTGGTTCAGCTGGGGATTATGAAGATGAAGGTCGCTTTAAGTGATCTGGAGCTGGTGTCCAGCGGAAACGGCAAAGAGGCCGCCAAGCCGCAAAAAACAGCAACCGTCCTCAAGCGTACCCGGGACGCCAATACCCGAAGTGAGCTGGATTTGCGGGGCGAGAACCTGGAAGAGGCGTTAATCGCCGTAGACCGCTTTATTGACGAGGCGTTTCTTGGCAATCTCGGACAGGTGTACATTATCCACGGCAAAGGGACGGGCATACTGCGCACCGGTATTCAGGAATATTTGCGGAGACACCGTCATGTCAAGAGCTACCGGCTTGGCAATTACGGCGAAGGCGGTACCGGCGTGACGATTGCAGAGCTGAAATAA
- a CDS encoding cupredoxin domain-containing protein, producing MKKALMSLLSLMLLFVLAACGGNNDASSGGAVTDPAVAPEAELVISATNYEFNQQEYTLKKGVPVEIKYENKEGNHGIMIPALGVQLDRNKDSIVVTPDKTGTFDISCSIMCGTGHSQMISKLIIEE from the coding sequence ATGAAAAAAGCCTTAATGTCTCTGTTATCCCTCATGCTTCTGTTCGTGCTTGCAGCATGCGGTGGAAATAATGACGCGTCCTCCGGGGGAGCAGTTACCGATCCCGCAGTTGCGCCTGAAGCGGAGCTGGTCATCTCGGCAACAAACTATGAGTTCAATCAGCAGGAGTATACGCTGAAGAAGGGCGTTCCGGTTGAAATCAAGTATGAAAATAAGGAAGGAAATCATGGCATTATGATCCCGGCACTTGGTGTGCAGCTGGATCGCAACAAGGATTCGATCGTGGTGACCCCGGACAAGACTGGCACCTTCGACATTTCCTGCTCGATCATGTGCGGAACAGGACATTCACAGATGATCTCCAAGCTTATTATTGAAGAATAA
- the pheT gene encoding phenylalanine--tRNA ligase subunit beta — translation MRVSTEWLSQYISLSEVTAPELARRITAAGIEIDVIENRNQGIHKVVTGYVKSKEKHPDADKLNVCIVDAGLDEDIQIVCGAKNVDAGQKVPVALVGAKLPGGLDIKKAKLRGVVSQGMICSAKELGMNDKLLPKELQEGILVLPEQTAIGLPIEDVLGLNDQVLELDLTPNRSDCLSMLGTAYEVSAILGRELALPDPQEQLVEVSRAAAEHISVAIEAEEQCPHYSARYITGVTVGTSPLWMQNRLMAAGIRPINNIVDITNYVMLEYGQPLHAFDADRLPGGGVTVRLAREGESMVTLDGQERKLEPHMLVIAGENGPAALAGVMGGLHSEVTDQTVNIMLESARFDGGTVRKTSRQLGLRSEASSRFEKEVDPAAVIPALNRAAALMAEYAGGAVHQGVVQAGSDVTEKTTITLSLSKVNKLLGTALSLLEVKTLFSRLHFPFGDAGEDHIEVEVPTRRGDITLDVDLIEEIARLYGYDNIPTSAIEGETTPGSLTKPQMVRRALRRFLTHGGWQEVLGYSFIDPQQAKTFHSLVPGRKAVPLSMPMSEDRSVLRTSLLPQLLDMAVYNMNRKQPDLALFELGNLFHTEEDQLTRQPEEQPALALLLTGRQGMKQWNVQPQPVDFFDLKGAVESILHYLGVTADQVKYKADEPADYHPGRSATLYADTPLGEVKLGTLGQLHPQLQQDKDLEDTYVAELLLAPLYELVNSTVVYRDLPRYPGMERDLAIVVDEQVEAAALIETVQKHAGDLLQRVRVFDVFKGSKLGEGKKSIAISLSFRHQERTLTDEEVSSAVETAVAALEQSFGAELRK, via the coding sequence ATGAGAGTATCAACCGAATGGTTGTCCCAATATATTTCCCTGAGCGAGGTAACCGCGCCCGAGCTTGCCCGGCGTATTACAGCGGCTGGCATCGAAATTGATGTCATCGAGAACCGGAATCAGGGGATTCACAAGGTCGTTACCGGCTATGTCAAAAGCAAAGAGAAGCACCCGGATGCCGATAAGCTGAACGTATGTATCGTGGATGCCGGACTGGATGAGGATATTCAGATTGTATGCGGTGCGAAAAATGTAGATGCCGGTCAGAAGGTGCCGGTTGCTCTGGTGGGGGCGAAGCTTCCCGGCGGACTGGATATTAAAAAAGCGAAGCTCCGCGGTGTTGTGTCCCAAGGAATGATCTGCTCCGCCAAAGAGCTGGGCATGAACGACAAGCTGCTCCCGAAAGAACTGCAGGAGGGCATTCTGGTGCTGCCGGAGCAGACTGCCATCGGCTTGCCGATTGAAGACGTACTGGGCTTGAATGATCAGGTGCTGGAGCTCGATCTTACGCCCAACCGTTCAGACTGCCTCAGCATGCTCGGCACCGCGTACGAGGTGAGTGCTATTCTGGGCCGCGAGCTGGCGCTGCCTGATCCACAGGAGCAGCTTGTCGAGGTGAGCAGAGCGGCGGCAGAGCATATTTCTGTAGCCATTGAGGCCGAAGAGCAGTGCCCTCATTACAGTGCGCGCTACATTACCGGCGTAACCGTCGGCACATCACCGCTGTGGATGCAGAACCGTCTCATGGCTGCCGGCATCCGCCCTATTAACAACATCGTCGATATTACGAATTATGTCATGCTGGAGTACGGTCAGCCGCTGCACGCGTTTGACGCCGACCGTCTGCCGGGCGGAGGGGTTACGGTGCGCCTGGCCCGTGAAGGCGAGAGCATGGTTACACTGGATGGACAGGAACGCAAGCTGGAGCCTCATATGCTCGTCATTGCGGGTGAGAATGGTCCTGCTGCGCTTGCAGGCGTGATGGGTGGACTTCATTCCGAGGTTACAGATCAGACCGTAAATATTATGCTGGAGTCTGCCCGTTTCGATGGCGGTACAGTGCGCAAGACATCAAGACAGCTGGGGCTACGATCGGAAGCCAGCTCCCGCTTTGAGAAGGAAGTGGATCCGGCTGCCGTGATTCCTGCCTTGAACCGCGCCGCAGCCCTGATGGCGGAGTACGCCGGAGGAGCTGTCCATCAAGGCGTTGTCCAGGCCGGCAGTGATGTGACTGAGAAGACGACGATTACGCTGTCCTTGTCTAAAGTGAACAAGCTCCTTGGTACGGCGCTGTCGCTGCTGGAGGTCAAAACCTTGTTCAGCCGCCTGCACTTTCCATTCGGCGATGCCGGCGAAGATCACATCGAGGTGGAGGTGCCGACCCGCCGCGGAGATATTACGCTGGATGTGGATCTGATCGAAGAAATTGCAAGATTGTACGGGTATGATAACATTCCGACGAGCGCGATTGAGGGCGAGACCACACCGGGCTCCCTGACCAAGCCGCAGATGGTGCGCCGCGCGCTGCGCCGCTTCCTGACGCATGGCGGCTGGCAGGAGGTGCTGGGCTACTCCTTCATCGACCCTCAGCAGGCGAAGACCTTCCACTCGCTGGTTCCCGGCCGCAAAGCGGTTCCGCTGTCCATGCCGATGAGCGAAGACCGCAGCGTACTGCGCACAAGCCTGCTCCCGCAGCTGCTGGATATGGCCGTCTATAATATGAACCGCAAGCAGCCGGACCTGGCGCTGTTTGAGCTGGGCAATCTGTTCCACACCGAAGAGGACCAGCTGACCCGCCAGCCGGAGGAGCAGCCAGCGCTGGCGCTGCTGCTGACAGGACGCCAAGGGATGAAGCAATGGAATGTTCAGCCGCAGCCTGTGGATTTCTTCGATCTCAAGGGAGCGGTAGAGTCTATCCTTCATTATTTGGGAGTGACTGCAGATCAGGTGAAATATAAAGCGGATGAGCCGGCTGATTATCATCCGGGACGTTCAGCTACACTCTATGCGGATACACCGCTGGGAGAGGTCAAGCTGGGCACACTGGGTCAGCTCCATCCTCAGCTGCAGCAGGATAAGGATCTGGAGGACACGTATGTGGCCGAGCTGCTGCTTGCTCCGCTGTATGAGCTTGTCAACAGTACGGTCGTCTATCGTGATTTGCCAAGATATCCGGGAATGGAGCGGGATCTGGCGATTGTGGTGGATGAGCAGGTGGAGGCAGCCGCGCTGATCGAGACGGTGCAGAAGCATGCCGGTGATTTGCTGCAGCGCGTCCGGGTGTTTGACGTGTTTAAGGGCAGCAAGCTTGGCGAAGGCAAGAAAAGCATCGCTATCTCCCTAAGCTTCCGCCATCAGGAGCGTACGCTGACTGATGAAGAGGTTAGCAGCGCTGTCGAGACAGCGGTTGCGGCACTGGAGCAATCTTTTGGAGCGGAATTAAGAAAATAG
- the zapA gene encoding cell division protein ZapA codes for MTTPDRNRVTVEIYGTSYKLVGSSSEYMKQVANYVDERMRSISKNHSRLDTPRIAVLAAVHMAEEAVQLQQFQQEVKLLTSERSELRSELARVQGLLSEQQQRFEQMKGGLEQQLKETKGSLEQQLKETKSSLEQQLKEKTGLVTELQAAKESLTADAKRSKELLEKESGRSAELSKEKQQLQDQLRNKTQEWEKKYKQAQEEWKAQQEGQLQALQKSHKQSAEQSEQSYKRKLQELEQKYKGDMDKLTQDQQQLLEQLQQELAAAVQSVEQMKQKHAEEVESLQREYLELAEQLETQQQELVQQLESRHQAAIEELKQQHQAKVEALEQQHRDEVEGLQQGHRATEEELKRERQEALEELELQHALQVEELEQSREQAVKQLTEQHTEAASQLEYSHSKALREAESRHTQSVREMEEKYKQSSSQQESRHQSAVKELETRLASQQEAAAALHKQAASRDQELAVLKQQESSLKNQLEQARKKLETVTGEHQAFKQQLETAKTQAEKLIQERDGLKSQAAASEEERRRLQRLVVDANEHSRKLHEDLEQTVNECSTWKSLAEERQGEKDHLELQLVQALEAAEGQDRELAVLREEAEGLKEEARLQSSRRQTAEQERKELQLQLEKAEQGRAEAYRQEEETRKLYGMLEEEYHEASVQLEQLRRRSAEQEAKESSLTDRLKQVEAELEEWQSEADSLSRFKDQWEQQEAAWKAELKSWQEQIAASEQSQDQLLQEKQDISRQLSELGEQYEIISHQYRLLQTQQEMQSGHAAQLEEEHQKLQDEYAKLQVEYNEWIELIEQDQS; via the coding sequence GTGACTACACCGGACCGTAATCGCGTGACCGTAGAAATCTACGGCACTTCCTATAAGCTTGTCGGCAGCAGCAGTGAATACATGAAGCAGGTTGCCAATTATGTAGATGAGCGTATGCGCTCTATATCCAAGAATCATTCCCGCCTCGACACGCCGCGGATCGCGGTCCTGGCTGCCGTACATATGGCTGAAGAGGCTGTGCAGCTGCAGCAGTTTCAGCAGGAGGTCAAGCTGCTTACGTCTGAGCGCAGCGAGCTCCGTTCCGAGCTCGCCCGGGTGCAGGGCCTGCTCTCTGAGCAGCAGCAGCGATTTGAGCAGATGAAGGGTGGCCTGGAGCAGCAGCTGAAAGAAACGAAGGGCAGCTTAGAGCAGCAGCTGAAGGAGACGAAGAGCAGCCTGGAACAGCAGCTGAAGGAGAAGACGGGGCTCGTAACCGAGCTTCAAGCAGCCAAGGAGAGCCTTACTGCAGATGCCAAGCGCAGCAAGGAGCTGCTGGAGAAGGAGAGCGGGCGTTCTGCCGAGCTTTCCAAGGAGAAGCAGCAGCTGCAGGATCAGCTGAGAAACAAAACCCAGGAGTGGGAGAAGAAATATAAGCAGGCGCAGGAAGAATGGAAGGCCCAGCAGGAAGGACAGCTGCAGGCGCTGCAGAAGAGCCATAAGCAGTCTGCCGAGCAGTCGGAGCAGAGCTACAAGCGCAAGCTGCAGGAGCTGGAGCAGAAGTACAAGGGCGATATGGACAAGCTTACCCAGGATCAGCAGCAGCTCCTGGAGCAGCTGCAGCAGGAGCTTGCTGCGGCGGTGCAGTCCGTGGAGCAGATGAAGCAGAAGCATGCGGAAGAAGTGGAGTCCTTGCAGCGCGAATATCTGGAGCTGGCCGAGCAGCTGGAGACCCAGCAGCAGGAGCTTGTGCAGCAGCTGGAGAGCCGCCATCAGGCAGCCATAGAAGAGCTGAAGCAGCAGCACCAGGCGAAGGTGGAGGCTTTGGAGCAGCAGCATCGGGACGAGGTGGAAGGCTTGCAGCAGGGACATCGAGCCACCGAAGAGGAGCTGAAGCGGGAGCGCCAGGAGGCCCTCGAAGAGCTGGAGCTTCAGCATGCACTGCAGGTGGAGGAGCTGGAGCAAAGCCGGGAGCAGGCAGTGAAGCAGCTGACAGAGCAGCATACCGAGGCTGCAAGCCAGCTGGAATACAGCCATTCCAAGGCGTTAAGAGAGGCCGAAAGCCGCCATACTCAGAGTGTTCGGGAAATGGAAGAGAAGTACAAGCAGTCTTCTTCCCAGCAGGAATCGCGACACCAGTCCGCCGTGAAGGAGCTGGAAACAAGGCTTGCCTCCCAGCAGGAGGCAGCAGCAGCTCTGCATAAGCAGGCTGCCAGCCGGGATCAGGAGCTGGCCGTCTTGAAGCAGCAGGAATCATCGCTGAAGAACCAGCTGGAGCAGGCTCGGAAGAAGCTGGAGACCGTAACCGGGGAGCACCAAGCCTTCAAGCAGCAGCTGGAGACTGCAAAGACCCAGGCCGAGAAGCTGATTCAAGAACGCGATGGCCTGAAGAGCCAGGCTGCTGCTTCGGAAGAGGAGCGGCGGCGGCTGCAGCGCCTGGTGGTCGATGCGAATGAGCATTCCCGCAAGCTGCATGAGGATCTGGAGCAGACTGTGAATGAATGCTCGACCTGGAAGTCCTTGGCGGAAGAGCGTCAGGGCGAGAAGGATCATCTGGAGCTTCAGCTTGTACAGGCACTGGAGGCTGCTGAAGGGCAGGATCGGGAGCTGGCCGTGCTGCGTGAAGAGGCTGAGGGTCTGAAGGAGGAAGCACGTCTTCAGAGCTCCCGCCGCCAGACGGCGGAGCAGGAGCGCAAAGAGCTGCAGCTGCAGCTGGAGAAGGCTGAGCAAGGAAGAGCCGAAGCGTATCGTCAGGAAGAAGAGACCCGCAAGCTGTATGGAATGCTGGAGGAAGAATATCATGAAGCATCCGTGCAGTTGGAGCAGCTGCGCAGACGTTCCGCCGAGCAGGAAGCCAAGGAGAGCAGCCTGACAGACCGCCTGAAGCAGGTGGAGGCGGAGCTAGAGGAATGGCAGTCGGAGGCGGACTCCTTATCACGCTTTAAGGATCAATGGGAGCAGCAGGAAGCCGCATGGAAGGCAGAGCTGAAATCCTGGCAGGAGCAGATTGCAGCGTCCGAGCAGAGCCAGGATCAGCTGCTGCAGGAGAAACAGGATATATCCCGTCAGCTGTCGGAATTAGGGGAACAGTATGAGATTATTTCCCATCAATACCGGCTGCTTCAGACGCAGCAGGAAATGCAGTCCGGACATGCAGCCCAGCTGGAAGAGGAGCATCAGAAGCTTCAGGATGAATATGCTAAGCTGCAGGTAGAATATAATGAGTGGATTGAGCTGATTGAGCAAGATCAGAGCTGA
- the pheS gene encoding phenylalanine--tRNA ligase subunit alpha produces MKDKLLALKEEALGQLQGVTDPGTLNDLRVKYLGKKGALTEILRGMGALSAEERPVIGQVGNEVRGAIEELITGKQEEFQRRETEERLRAEKVDVTLPGRPMTQGAVHPLSRVIQDIEDIFIGMGYQVAEGPEVETDYFNFEALNLPKNHPARDMQDSFYLTEDLLMRTQTSPVQARTMLAKKGETPVRIICPGRVFRRDDDDATHSFQFHQIEGLVIGEGIRMSDLKGTLLQFVQEMFGEHTQIRLRPSFFPFTEPSAEVDVSCVKCGGSGCRVCKHTGWLEILGCGMVHPKVLEMGGYDSQTLSGFAFGMGVERIAMLKYGVDDIRHFYNNDLTFLKQFARI; encoded by the coding sequence ATGAAAGACAAATTATTGGCATTGAAGGAAGAAGCGCTTGGACAGCTGCAAGGAGTCACGGACCCCGGGACCCTGAATGATCTGCGCGTCAAGTATTTAGGCAAAAAGGGAGCGCTCACGGAAATTTTGAGAGGGATGGGCGCACTTAGCGCCGAAGAGCGTCCGGTCATCGGACAGGTGGGCAACGAGGTTCGCGGTGCGATTGAGGAGCTTATTACCGGGAAGCAGGAGGAGTTTCAGCGCCGGGAGACAGAAGAGCGCCTGCGCGCCGAAAAGGTGGATGTGACGCTGCCGGGCCGCCCGATGACTCAAGGTGCGGTGCATCCGCTTAGCCGCGTAATTCAGGATATTGAGGATATTTTTATCGGCATGGGGTATCAGGTGGCAGAAGGACCTGAGGTGGAGACGGACTACTTCAACTTCGAAGCGCTCAATCTGCCCAAAAACCATCCGGCACGCGACATGCAGGACTCCTTCTACCTGACCGAGGACCTGCTGATGCGCACACAGACGTCCCCGGTTCAGGCCCGGACGATGCTGGCCAAGAAGGGAGAAACACCGGTCAGAATTATTTGCCCGGGACGCGTGTTCCGCCGCGACGACGACGACGCGACGCATTCCTTCCAGTTCCATCAGATTGAGGGGCTTGTGATTGGCGAGGGAATCCGCATGAGTGACCTGAAAGGCACGCTGCTGCAGTTCGTTCAGGAAATGTTCGGCGAGCACACCCAGATACGTCTGCGTCCGAGCTTCTTTCCGTTCACCGAGCCGAGTGCCGAGGTTGATGTATCCTGTGTCAAATGCGGCGGCAGCGGCTGCCGGGTGTGCAAGCACACAGGCTGGCTGGAAATTCTGGGCTGTGGCATGGTCCATCCGAAGGTGCTGGAAATGGGTGGCTATGACTCGCAGACACTCAGCGGCTTCGCCTTCGGTATGGGTGTAGAGCGGATTGCGATGCTGAAATACGGTGTCGATGATATCCGCCATTTCTACAATAACGATCTAACGTTCCTGAAGCAGTTTGCGCGTATTTAA
- a CDS encoding DUF350 domain-containing protein, with protein MMEAVDGLLSHPVGALIGYFSVAILALIVYLACFEWVTKYKCWDEIRKGNVAAAMATGGKIFGICNIIRFCIEHNETVYGMMKWSFFGFILLLAAYLLLEFMTPVFSVDEEIGRDNRAVGLIVLIITVSLSYVIGAGIT; from the coding sequence ATGATGGAAGCCGTTGATGGGCTGCTGTCCCATCCGGTGGGAGCGCTAATCGGCTATTTTTCGGTCGCTATTCTGGCTTTGATCGTATATCTGGCCTGCTTCGAATGGGTCACCAAGTACAAATGCTGGGACGAGATTCGGAAAGGCAATGTGGCGGCGGCCATGGCGACGGGCGGCAAGATTTTTGGCATCTGCAATATCATACGTTTCTGCATTGAGCATAATGAGACCGTATATGGCATGATGAAATGGTCGTTCTTCGGCTTCATTTTGCTGCTGGCTGCTTATTTGCTGCTGGAATTTATGACGCCGGTGTTTTCCGTAGATGAGGAAATCGGACGTGACAATCGGGCTGTTGGCTTGATTGTTCTGATCATCACCGTTTCTCTCTCCTATGTGATCGGAGCTGGCATTACTTAA